A single window of Salvia splendens isolate huo1 chromosome 6, SspV2, whole genome shotgun sequence DNA harbors:
- the LOC121806575 gene encoding probable WRKY transcription factor 15, with amino-acid sequence MAAMTCRKSSFVSQSEDKLKKAMSLVARTGHARFRRAPTASFPGPGEKKVYCPTPIQQVPAVESMTFSYSFVDSPLSSSSLFKRKCTSSENGMCSKRKKLRMKRVVMVPAISMKMADIPPDDYSWRKYGQKPIKGSPHPRGYYKCSSVRGCPARKHVERDVDDPTMLVVTYEGDHTHNPSIAETSTAIILESS; translated from the exons ATGGCCGCGATGACCTGCAGAAAGAGCAGCTTTGTTTCTCAATCGGAGGATAAATTGAAGAAGGCTATGTCTTTGGTGGCCCGAACTGGCCACGCCCGGTTCAGGAGAGCCCCCACGGCCTCTTTTCCCGGCCCCGGGGAAAAGAAGGTCTACTGCCCCACCCCCATCCAGCAGGTTCCGGCGGTAGAGAGTATGACCTTCTCTTACTCCTTTGTCGATTCGCCGctttcttcttcctccctcttcAAGAGGAAGTGCACTTCCTCGGAAAATGGCATGTGCTCCAAGAGGAA GAAATTGAGGATGAAGAGGGTGGTTATGGTGCCGGCGATCAGCATGAAAATGGCTGACATCCCACCTGATGATTACTCCTGGAGAAAATATGGCCAGAAGCCAATCAAAGGTTCCCCACATCCTAG GGGTTATTACAAGTGTAGTAGTGTACGAGGCTGTCCAGCTCGGAAACACGTGGAGAGAGACGTGGATGATCCAACAATGCTGGTCGTGACCTACGAAGGAGACCACACTCATAATCCCTCCATCGCTGAAACATCTACTGCCATCATCTTAGAATCTtcttaa